A portion of the Sphingobacterium spiritivorum genome contains these proteins:
- a CDS encoding DUF4834 family protein, giving the protein MAPLLKFLLIAFAVYFIVRFLFRLILPFAMRKAAERIMKKAQQSQYTTGNGPFGYQQYEQQTRADEGRVRVEYAPSKKEEKRRPGTATAGEFVDFEEIK; this is encoded by the coding sequence ATGGCTCCATTATTGAAATTTTTATTGATAGCTTTCGCTGTTTATTTCATAGTAAGGTTTCTTTTCAGATTAATTTTACCATTCGCTATGCGTAAAGCGGCAGAGCGTATTATGAAAAAAGCTCAGCAATCACAATATACCACCGGTAACGGTCCGTTTGGATATCAACAGTATGAACAGCAAACACGTGCCGATGAAGGAAGAGTACGTGTAGAATATGCTCCTTCTAAAAAAGAAGAAAAGCGCAGACCTGGAACAGCTACAGCTGGAGAGTTTGTAGACTTCGAAGAGATAAAATAA